Proteins encoded within one genomic window of uncultured Sphingopyxis sp.:
- a CDS encoding tetratricopeptide repeat protein, which yields MVLDALVRARLAEEGGEPAAALSALATVSSAAPGLPGIRGRMLEQAIEAGDLDAAHDAAQNLWTAGDRRFDAQLVLMVDAMRRSDWKAARAIMKGRIDKAGADTIARLILPTVNAWIDVGARENFPEQHLLAVNSRARPEPALTLQVALVQIAAKRVDSASALADGITLTDRTSQLVAMRVAATLDKAGERDVAERLRGRIALASGQREDPMLLLPDQPVSTPRAGVAQWLGILADGLARTPNGSAKLPLLFARAAYWLNDEDWAVRATLVEALDRNGQSADAMALLDTERQQLPPVLTMRRAELMADAGDLAGAAKLAEAAADADPARGLLVRFADIARQSHDPTAAARAYEGLEAALGDGEADRALRGTLLIARADLLLQAGQWDEAAALMERAVALRPHDASILNFAGYSALERRKDIERSLARIEAAWRSEPQNASITDSLGWAYFLTGRADDAVDLLEKAQRGEPDNPVIVEHLGDAYWRTGQRFRARYNWRAAALLAEAEMATRLEAKLRDGLTPATTAP from the coding sequence ATGGTGCTCGACGCGCTCGTGCGCGCGCGACTGGCAGAGGAGGGCGGCGAGCCGGCCGCCGCGCTGTCGGCGCTGGCGACGGTGTCGAGCGCCGCCCCGGGCCTGCCCGGCATCCGCGGACGGATGCTCGAACAGGCGATCGAGGCGGGCGACCTCGACGCCGCGCACGACGCCGCGCAAAACCTGTGGACCGCGGGCGACCGGCGTTTCGATGCGCAGTTGGTGCTGATGGTCGATGCGATGCGCCGTTCGGACTGGAAGGCGGCGCGCGCCATTATGAAGGGCCGCATCGACAAGGCGGGCGCCGACACGATCGCGCGGCTGATCCTGCCGACGGTGAACGCATGGATCGACGTCGGCGCGCGCGAGAATTTTCCCGAGCAGCATCTGCTCGCGGTGAACAGCCGGGCGCGGCCCGAGCCCGCGCTGACGCTTCAGGTCGCGCTCGTGCAGATCGCGGCGAAGCGCGTCGATTCGGCCTCGGCGCTCGCGGACGGCATCACGCTGACCGACCGGACGAGCCAGCTTGTCGCCATGCGGGTCGCGGCGACGCTCGACAAGGCGGGCGAACGCGACGTGGCCGAACGGCTGCGCGGGCGGATCGCGCTGGCGTCGGGACAGCGCGAGGATCCGATGCTGCTGCTTCCCGACCAGCCGGTTTCGACCCCGCGCGCGGGCGTGGCGCAATGGCTCGGCATATTGGCCGACGGCCTTGCGCGGACGCCGAACGGCAGCGCGAAGCTGCCATTGCTGTTTGCGCGCGCGGCCTATTGGCTCAACGACGAAGACTGGGCGGTGCGGGCGACGCTGGTCGAGGCGCTCGACCGCAACGGCCAGTCCGCCGATGCCATGGCCTTGCTCGACACGGAGCGTCAGCAACTGCCACCGGTCCTGACGATGCGCCGCGCCGAATTGATGGCCGATGCGGGCGATCTTGCGGGCGCGGCGAAGCTGGCCGAGGCGGCCGCCGACGCCGATCCGGCGCGCGGGCTGCTCGTCCGTTTCGCCGACATCGCCCGGCAATCGCACGATCCCACGGCGGCGGCGCGTGCCTATGAGGGGCTCGAGGCGGCGCTGGGCGACGGCGAAGCCGACCGGGCGCTGCGCGGCACGCTGCTGATCGCGCGCGCGGACCTGCTGTTGCAGGCGGGACAGTGGGACGAGGCGGCGGCGCTGATGGAACGGGCCGTGGCGTTGCGCCCCCATGATGCGTCGATACTGAATTTCGCCGGCTATTCGGCGCTCGAACGGCGCAAGGATATTGAGCGATCGCTGGCGCGGATCGAGGCTGCCTGGCGCAGCGAACCGCAGAATGCGAGCATCACCGACTCGCTCGGCTGGGCCTATTTCCTGACGGGGCGCGCCGACGACGCCGTCGATCTTCTCGAAAAGGCGCAGCGCGGCGAGCCCGACAATCCGGTGATCGTCGAGCATCTGGGCGATGCCTATTGGCGAACGGGACAGAGGTTCCGCGCGCGATACAATTGGCGCGCCGCGGCATTGCTGGCGGAGGCCGAGATGGCGACGCGGCTGGAAGCGAAGCTGCGCGACGGGCTGACCCCTGCGACGACGGCGCCGTGA
- a CDS encoding MAPEG family protein, with protein sequence MDTNAILGPVATLALWSMIMWVWMYATRIPAMQRAKIDAAKMVGGTGKGLDDVLPPEVQWKAHNYNHLMEQPTVFYAVAIALAVGGMGGGLNAQIAWIYVALRVVHSLIQVTVNRVMWRFLVFTLASLALIALCIHAFMGFVLH encoded by the coding sequence ATGGACACGAACGCCATATTGGGGCCGGTCGCGACACTTGCGCTCTGGTCGATGATCATGTGGGTGTGGATGTACGCGACGCGCATCCCGGCGATGCAGCGCGCCAAGATCGACGCGGCGAAAATGGTTGGCGGGACCGGCAAGGGGCTCGACGACGTGCTGCCGCCCGAAGTGCAGTGGAAGGCGCATAATTACAACCATCTGATGGAGCAGCCCACGGTCTTCTATGCCGTCGCGATCGCGCTTGCGGTCGGCGGCATGGGCGGCGGGCTCAACGCACAAATCGCCTGGATCTATGTCGCGCTGCGCGTCGTCCACAGCCTGATCCAGGTCACGGTCAATCGCGTCATGTGGCGCTTCCTCGTCTTCACGCTGGCGAGCCTCGCGCTGATCGCGCTGTGCATCCACGCCTTCATGGGCTTCGTGCTGCACTGA
- a CDS encoding N-formylglutamate amidohydrolase produces the protein MSEAWRQIGEARAGGILLIADHASAYVPADIDLGIDPALLSNHIAIDIGVAEVAALLVESGAVDAAILGGVSRLVVDCNREEDAPGVLPIASDGHAVPGNALDDDAREARLARFFRPYHDHIAATIAARRPAMILSLHSFTPSLAAHPDQARPWHVGVLYNEDDRLAGAAIAALEGEGLLVGDQQPYSGKLLNATMNRHAEANDIPYVGIEMRQDLVGDAAGQVLFAERLARMCRKVALNIGA, from the coding sequence ATGAGTGAAGCGTGGCGGCAGATCGGGGAGGCGCGTGCGGGCGGTATCCTGCTGATCGCCGACCATGCCTCGGCATATGTGCCCGCCGACATCGATCTCGGCATCGATCCCGCGCTGCTGTCGAACCATATCGCTATCGACATCGGCGTAGCCGAGGTTGCAGCCTTGCTCGTCGAAAGCGGCGCGGTCGATGCGGCGATCCTCGGCGGCGTGTCGCGGCTCGTCGTCGACTGCAACCGCGAGGAGGATGCGCCGGGGGTGCTGCCGATTGCGAGCGACGGCCATGCCGTGCCGGGCAACGCGCTCGACGACGATGCGCGCGAGGCGCGGCTGGCGCGTTTCTTCCGGCCCTATCACGACCATATCGCGGCGACGATCGCGGCGCGGCGTCCGGCGATGATCCTGTCGTTGCACAGCTTTACGCCGTCGCTCGCGGCGCATCCCGATCAGGCGCGGCCGTGGCATGTCGGGGTGCTCTATAATGAGGACGACCGGCTCGCGGGCGCGGCAATCGCGGCGCTGGAGGGTGAGGGACTGCTTGTCGGCGACCAGCAGCCCTATTCGGGCAAGCTGCTCAACGCGACGATGAACCGCCATGCCGAGGCGAACGATATTCCCTATGTCGGGATCGAGATGCGGCAGGATCTGGTCGGCGATGCGGCAGGGCAGGTGCTCTTCGCCGAACGGCTGGCGCGGATGTGCAGGAAAGTGGCGTTGAACATCGGCGCTTAG
- a CDS encoding electron transfer flavoprotein-ubiquinone oxidoreductase produces MSERESMPYDVVIVGAGPAGLSAAIRLKQLANEAGNELSVCILEKGSEVGAHILSGAVIDPKALDELLPDWRDQGCPLAEVPVNDNQHWVLTRNKKFGLPHIMTPPFMHNVGTYTGSLGNLCRWLAEQAEGLGVEIFPGFPAAEILYNDDGSVKGVATGDMGVARDGSHKADYAPGLELHAKYTFFAEGVRGHLTKMLKPQFALDADCEPQVYGLGVKELWDIDPANHAPGRVIHTQGWPLDANANGGGFLYHQANGQVALGFVTWLNYRNPHISPFQEMQKWKTHPEIASILKGGKRVSYGARAISDGGYQSVPKLAFPGGALIGDSAGFLNVPRIKGTHTSMKSGMMAAEAAFAAVTSGRSSDTLGAYQAAYDDSWVKKELSVVRNVLPLVEKYGDLAGTILSGITMWLETLKIKVPFTMKHHPDNESLYRADIMPKPDYPKPDGVLTFDRLSSVFISNTNHEEDQPVHLQLKDPSIPVAYNLPLYDEPAQRYCPAGVYEIVGEEEGDPKFVINAQNCVHCKTCDIKDPTQNINWVTPEGGGGPNYPNM; encoded by the coding sequence GTGAGCGAACGGGAATCGATGCCCTATGACGTGGTCATCGTCGGCGCGGGGCCGGCGGGACTTTCGGCGGCCATCCGCCTCAAACAACTGGCGAACGAAGCCGGCAACGAATTGTCGGTGTGCATCCTCGAAAAAGGATCTGAAGTCGGCGCGCACATCCTGTCGGGCGCGGTGATCGATCCCAAGGCGCTCGACGAACTGCTGCCCGACTGGCGCGACCAGGGCTGTCCGCTCGCCGAGGTGCCGGTGAACGACAACCAGCATTGGGTGCTGACCAGGAACAAGAAGTTCGGCTTGCCGCACATCATGACGCCGCCCTTCATGCACAATGTCGGCACCTATACCGGCAGCCTCGGCAATCTTTGCCGCTGGCTCGCCGAGCAGGCCGAAGGACTGGGGGTGGAAATCTTCCCCGGCTTCCCGGCGGCCGAAATCCTCTACAATGACGATGGCTCGGTCAAAGGCGTCGCGACCGGCGACATGGGCGTTGCGCGCGACGGCAGCCACAAGGCGGACTATGCTCCAGGGCTCGAACTCCATGCGAAATACACCTTCTTCGCCGAGGGCGTTCGCGGTCACCTGACCAAGATGCTCAAGCCGCAATTCGCGCTCGACGCCGATTGCGAACCGCAGGTCTATGGCCTCGGCGTCAAGGAGCTTTGGGACATCGACCCCGCGAACCATGCGCCGGGCCGCGTCATCCACACGCAGGGCTGGCCGCTCGACGCGAACGCCAATGGTGGCGGCTTCCTCTATCATCAGGCGAACGGGCAGGTCGCATTGGGTTTCGTGACCTGGCTCAACTATCGCAATCCGCACATCTCCCCGTTTCAGGAGATGCAGAAGTGGAAGACGCACCCCGAGATCGCCAGCATCTTGAAGGGCGGCAAGCGCGTCTCCTATGGCGCGCGCGCGATCAGCGACGGCGGATACCAGTCGGTGCCGAAGCTGGCGTTTCCGGGCGGCGCGCTGATCGGCGACAGCGCCGGTTTCCTGAACGTTCCGCGTATCAAGGGCACGCATACGTCGATGAAATCGGGCATGATGGCGGCGGAGGCGGCCTTCGCCGCCGTCACCTCGGGCCGGTCGAGCGATACGCTGGGCGCCTATCAGGCGGCCTATGACGACAGCTGGGTCAAAAAGGAACTGAGCGTCGTGCGTAACGTGCTGCCACTCGTCGAGAAATATGGCGATCTTGCAGGCACGATCCTGTCGGGCATCACCATGTGGCTCGAGACGCTGAAGATCAAAGTCCCCTTCACGATGAAGCATCATCCGGACAATGAAAGCCTCTATCGCGCCGACATCATGCCGAAGCCGGACTATCCCAAGCCCGACGGCGTGCTGACCTTCGATCGCCTGTCCTCGGTGTTCATCTCGAACACCAACCATGAGGAGGACCAGCCGGTTCACCTCCAGCTCAAGGACCCGTCGATCCCGGTCGCCTATAATCTGCCGCTCTATGACGAGCCCGCGCAGCGTTATTGCCCGGCGGGCGTCTATGAAATCGTCGGCGAAGAGGAAGGCGATCCCAAGTTCGTGATCAACGCGCAGAATTGCGTCCACTGCAAGACGTGCGACATCAAGGACCCGACCCAGAATATCAACTGGGTCACCCCCGAAGGCGGCGGAGGCCCCAATTACCCGAACATGTAA
- a CDS encoding NAD(P)H-hydrate epimerase yields MSVPADAPILTSDAMREAEAACAIQGTSLAELMERAGAAVADTAWRMAAGAPVLILCGPGNNGGDGYVAARRLSERGALVRVAALAEPTTELAKAARAGWSGPVEALNGRLAAAPLIVDALFGVGLSRPVADDLAAILGHFSDRRILAVDVPSGIDSDGAADWMPPLPADVTLALGALKPAHVLLPTAPACGRVLLAPIGIAANETMRTLPKAREAKPEPAAHKFTRGMVLVFAGPMRGAAGLTAAAALRAGAGYVVLDGSERAPFSAIIAESDEKFGERLDDPRVGAVVIGPGFPAGDELLFDVEAALDSGKPLVLDPVKLPAVVPRLSETPRTAILTPHEGEFARAFPQAYGSKIDRAKAAAARTHAVVIYKGADTIVAAPDGRVAAAWPGSPWLATAGTGDVLAGACGAMLARGGDAFDAAVAAVGWHIARAARIGPGLVADDLIRD; encoded by the coding sequence ATGTCCGTTCCCGCCGATGCCCCGATCCTGACCAGCGATGCGATGCGCGAGGCGGAGGCGGCTTGCGCGATCCAGGGAACCTCGCTTGCGGAATTGATGGAGCGCGCAGGCGCCGCGGTTGCCGATACCGCCTGGCGGATGGCGGCGGGCGCGCCGGTCCTGATCCTCTGCGGTCCGGGTAACAATGGCGGTGACGGCTATGTCGCGGCGCGGCGTCTCAGCGAACGTGGCGCGTTGGTGCGCGTCGCTGCGCTGGCCGAGCCCACGACCGAACTGGCGAAGGCGGCGCGGGCGGGATGGAGCGGGCCGGTCGAGGCCCTCAATGGCCGGCTGGCGGCCGCGCCCCTGATCGTCGATGCGCTGTTCGGCGTCGGGCTGTCGCGGCCCGTCGCGGACGATCTCGCGGCCATCCTCGGGCATTTTTCCGACCGGCGTATCCTGGCGGTCGATGTGCCGAGCGGCATCGACAGCGACGGCGCGGCCGACTGGATGCCGCCGCTTCCCGCCGATGTGACGCTGGCGCTCGGCGCGCTCAAGCCCGCGCATGTCCTGCTGCCGACCGCGCCGGCGTGCGGCCGCGTCCTGCTCGCGCCGATCGGCATAGCGGCGAACGAGACGATGCGGACGCTGCCGAAGGCGCGCGAGGCGAAGCCCGAGCCCGCTGCCCATAAATTCACGCGCGGCATGGTGCTGGTCTTTGCGGGCCCCATGCGCGGGGCGGCGGGGTTGACGGCAGCGGCGGCGCTGCGCGCGGGAGCGGGCTATGTCGTGCTCGACGGCAGCGAGCGCGCGCCCTTTTCGGCGATCATCGCCGAAAGCGACGAAAAATTCGGCGAACGGCTCGATGATCCGCGGGTGGGCGCCGTCGTCATAGGGCCGGGATTTCCGGCGGGCGACGAACTGCTGTTCGATGTCGAGGCCGCGCTCGATTCGGGCAAGCCGCTGGTGCTCGATCCCGTCAAGCTGCCGGCGGTGGTGCCGCGCCTGTCCGAAACCCCGCGCACGGCGATACTGACGCCGCACGAGGGCGAGTTCGCGCGCGCCTTTCCGCAAGCCTACGGCAGCAAGATCGACCGCGCGAAGGCCGCTGCGGCGCGCACGCACGCCGTGGTGATCTACAAGGGCGCCGACACGATCGTCGCCGCCCCCGACGGCCGCGTCGCGGCGGCGTGGCCGGGCAGCCCGTGGCTGGCGACGGCGGGGACGGGCGATGTCCTGGCAGGCGCGTGCGGCGCGATGCTGGCGCGCGGCGGCGATGCCTTCGATGCCGCCGTCGCGGCGGTGGGCTGGCATATCGCGCGGGCCGCGCGTATAGGCCCCGGCCTTGTGGCCGACGATCTGATAAGGGACTGA
- a CDS encoding class I SAM-dependent RNA methyltransferase gives MSEAALIERIAARGDGVTADGRHVAGAAPGDRVRDDGILIPGPNRTEPVCRHFGKCGGCQLQHVAEPALADFVRDRVVGGLEGQGVPYGEIFPALLSPPQSRRRAALTALRTGKQVAIGFNAAQSNQIVDMRMCPLLLPELFALIEPVRELLGMIAQPRRPVKVKLQMLDQGVELILEGVKAEGLDAAMALQDFAGANKLARFAIDQGDGLEILWQPDPPTVRFGDILVEVPPFAFFQATAAGQVALVDAVRKAIGEAGAVADLFAGVGTFALSVQGGRKVYAAEGARDAIAALTGAANRARALVATEHRDLFRRPLVPAELNRFGAIILDPPRAGAEEQVKQLAASTAPVIAYVSCNPASFARDAKMLIEGGYGLDWVQPVGQFRWSTHVELAARFSK, from the coding sequence ATGAGCGAAGCTGCGCTGATCGAGCGCATCGCCGCGCGCGGCGACGGCGTGACCGCTGACGGCCGCCATGTGGCGGGCGCCGCGCCCGGCGACCGCGTGCGTGATGACGGCATCCTCATTCCCGGACCGAACCGGACCGAGCCCGTGTGCCGCCATTTCGGCAAATGCGGCGGATGCCAGTTGCAGCATGTCGCCGAGCCGGCGCTTGCCGATTTCGTTCGCGACCGGGTTGTCGGGGGGCTGGAGGGGCAGGGCGTCCCTTATGGAGAGATATTTCCCGCGCTGCTTTCGCCGCCGCAAAGCCGCCGCCGCGCCGCGCTGACCGCGCTCAGGACGGGCAAGCAGGTCGCGATCGGATTCAACGCCGCCCAGAGCAACCAGATCGTCGATATGCGGATGTGCCCGCTGTTGCTCCCCGAATTGTTCGCGCTGATCGAACCGGTGCGCGAATTGCTCGGGATGATCGCGCAGCCGCGGCGTCCGGTGAAGGTCAAGCTGCAGATGCTCGATCAGGGCGTAGAGCTGATCCTCGAGGGCGTGAAGGCCGAGGGGCTCGATGCGGCGATGGCGCTGCAGGATTTTGCCGGCGCCAACAAGCTCGCGCGCTTTGCGATCGATCAGGGCGACGGGCTCGAAATCCTGTGGCAACCCGACCCGCCGACGGTGCGCTTCGGCGACATATTGGTCGAAGTCCCGCCCTTCGCCTTTTTTCAGGCGACGGCGGCGGGGCAGGTGGCGCTCGTCGATGCGGTGCGCAAGGCGATCGGCGAGGCCGGCGCGGTCGCCGACCTGTTCGCGGGCGTCGGCACCTTTGCGCTGTCGGTGCAGGGGGGACGCAAAGTCTATGCCGCCGAGGGCGCGCGCGATGCGATCGCCGCGCTGACCGGCGCCGCGAACCGCGCCCGCGCCTTGGTGGCGACCGAGCATCGCGACCTGTTCCGGCGTCCGCTGGTGCCCGCCGAGCTCAACCGTTTCGGCGCGATCATCCTCGACCCGCCGCGTGCGGGGGCGGAGGAACAGGTGAAGCAGCTCGCGGCCTCTACCGCGCCTGTCATCGCCTATGTGAGCTGCAATCCCGCGAGCTTCGCCCGCGATGCGAAGATGCTGATCGAAGGCGGCTATGGGCTCGACTGGGTCCAGCCCGTCGGTCAGTTCCGCTGGTCGACCCACGTTGAACTGGCGGCGCGCTTTTCGAAATAG
- the ilvD gene encoding dihydroxy-acid dehydratase, giving the protein MPSYRSRTTTHGRNMAGARGLWRATGMKDSDFGKPIIAVVNSFTQFVPGHVHLKDLGQMVAREIEAAGGVAKEFNTIAVDDGIAMGHDGMLYSLPSRDLIADSVEYMVNAHCADAMVCISNCDKITPGMLMAALRINIPVVFVSGGPMEAGKVVLKGKEVALDLVDAMVAAADEKYSDEEVTAIERSACPTCGSCSGMFTANSMNCLTEALGLSLPGNGSTLATHADRKQLFLRAGRIVVEMCRRHYEEDDQSVLPRNIATFEAFENAMSLDIAMGGSTNTVLHLLAAAHEAGVDFTMADIDRLSRRVPCLSKVAPAKSDVHMEDVHRAGGIMAILGELERAGLLHAHLPTVHSATLGDALSKWDIGRTNDPEVRTFFMAAPGGVPTQTAFSQDRRWESLDLDREAGVIRSATHAFSKDGGLAVLSGNIALDGCIVKTAGVDESILKFSGPAKVYESQDAAVAGILTGQVEAGDVVVIRYEGPKGGPGMQEMLYPTSYLKSKGLGAACALITDGRFSGGTSGLSIGHVSPEAAEGGAIGLVENGDLINIDIPARTITLAVADSVLAERRAVMDAKGDAAWQPEKARPRKVSVALQAYAAMTTSAARGAVRDLSQLKGKG; this is encoded by the coding sequence ATGCCTTCTTATCGTTCGCGCACTACGACCCACGGCCGCAACATGGCGGGCGCCCGCGGCCTGTGGCGCGCGACGGGGATGAAGGACAGCGATTTCGGCAAGCCGATCATCGCGGTGGTCAACAGTTTCACGCAATTCGTACCCGGCCACGTCCACTTGAAAGACCTCGGCCAGATGGTCGCGCGCGAGATCGAGGCGGCGGGAGGGGTCGCCAAGGAGTTCAACACGATCGCGGTCGATGACGGCATCGCGATGGGGCACGACGGCATGCTCTATTCGCTGCCGAGCCGCGACCTGATCGCCGACAGCGTCGAATATATGGTCAATGCGCATTGCGCCGACGCGATGGTGTGCATCTCCAACTGCGACAAGATCACGCCGGGGATGCTGATGGCGGCGCTGCGTATCAACATTCCGGTCGTCTTCGTGTCGGGCGGGCCGATGGAGGCCGGCAAAGTGGTGCTGAAGGGCAAGGAGGTCGCGCTCGACCTCGTCGATGCGATGGTCGCCGCGGCCGACGAGAAATATAGCGACGAGGAAGTCACTGCGATCGAGCGTTCGGCGTGCCCGACGTGCGGATCCTGCTCGGGCATGTTCACCGCCAATTCGATGAACTGCCTGACCGAGGCGCTTGGGCTGTCGCTGCCGGGCAATGGCTCGACGCTCGCGACGCACGCCGACCGCAAGCAATTGTTCCTGCGCGCGGGGCGTATCGTCGTCGAAATGTGCCGCCGCCATTATGAAGAGGACGACCAAAGCGTTTTGCCGCGCAATATCGCGACGTTCGAGGCATTTGAAAATGCGATGAGCCTCGACATCGCGATGGGCGGGTCGACGAACACGGTGTTGCACCTGCTCGCCGCTGCCCATGAAGCCGGGGTCGATTTCACCATGGCCGACATCGACCGGCTGTCACGCCGCGTGCCGTGCCTGTCGAAGGTCGCGCCGGCGAAGAGCGACGTCCATATGGAGGATGTTCACCGCGCCGGCGGGATCATGGCGATCCTCGGCGAACTCGAGCGCGCGGGGCTGCTCCACGCGCATCTGCCGACGGTGCATAGCGCGACGCTGGGCGATGCGCTGAGCAAATGGGATATCGGGCGCACGAACGATCCAGAAGTGCGGACATTCTTCATGGCGGCGCCGGGCGGTGTGCCGACGCAAACGGCGTTCAGCCAGGACCGGCGCTGGGAGAGCCTCGATCTCGACCGCGAGGCGGGGGTGATCCGCTCGGCAACCCACGCGTTCAGCAAGGATGGCGGGCTTGCGGTGCTGTCGGGCAATATCGCGCTCGACGGCTGCATCGTGAAGACCGCGGGGGTGGACGAGAGCATCCTCAAATTCTCGGGGCCCGCGAAGGTCTATGAAAGCCAGGACGCCGCCGTCGCCGGCATTCTCACCGGACAGGTCGAGGCGGGCGACGTCGTCGTGATCCGCTACGAAGGGCCGAAGGGCGGGCCGGGGATGCAGGAAATGCTCTATCCGACGAGCTATTTGAAGTCGAAGGGGCTCGGGGCGGCGTGCGCGCTGATCACCGACGGGCGCTTTTCGGGCGGCACCTCGGGCCTGTCGATCGGCCATGTCTCGCCCGAGGCGGCCGAGGGCGGAGCGATCGGGCTGGTCGAGAATGGCGACCTCATCAATATCGACATTCCGGCGCGGACGATCACGCTGGCGGTGGCCGATAGCGTGCTGGCCGAGCGCCGCGCCGTGATGGATGCGAAGGGCGACGCCGCATGGCAGCCGGAAAAGGCGCGCCCGCGCAAGGTTTCGGTAGCACTTCAGGCCTATGCCGCGATGACGACGAGCGCCGCGCGCGGCGCGGTGCGCGACCTGTCGCAGCTGAAGGGCAAGGGATGA
- a CDS encoding MAPEG family protein: MTPNILAPGAVLILWTLVMLVWVAVTRFRALAKSGIDLKTAPPGGRGGDLEGVLPAVTNWKSHNYTHLLEQPTLFYAVILILHAVGGYPAYVVWIAWAYVALRVVHSLWQATVNRIPVRFAIFAASTLCLLALALLAVIATLG; encoded by the coding sequence ATGACGCCGAACATCCTCGCGCCGGGCGCGGTGCTGATCCTGTGGACGCTCGTCATGCTGGTCTGGGTCGCGGTGACGCGCTTCCGCGCGCTTGCCAAGTCCGGGATCGACCTGAAAACGGCGCCGCCGGGTGGCCGCGGCGGCGACCTTGAAGGCGTATTGCCGGCCGTTACCAACTGGAAATCGCACAACTACACGCATCTGCTCGAACAGCCGACGCTCTTCTATGCCGTCATCCTGATCCTGCACGCGGTCGGCGGCTATCCCGCCTATGTCGTATGGATCGCCTGGGCCTATGTCGCGCTGCGTGTCGTGCATAGCCTCTGGCAGGCGACGGTGAATCGCATACCGGTCCGCTTTGCGATCTTTGCGGCGTCGACCTTGTGCCTGCTGGCGCTTGCGCTGCTCGCGGTGATCGCCACTTTGGGTTGA
- a CDS encoding 4-(cytidine 5'-diphospho)-2-C-methyl-D-erythritol kinase yields MTAFRETGWAKINLALHVRSRRADGYHAIETLFAFVDGGDAIAAELAETDSLAIDGAFGEGLSAGGDNLVMQVLTLLRARHGAGRVPPLAVTLTKMLPVAAGIGGGSADAAAMARLVRAHFLPEIGDTALARIVSPLGADVAACVASETCLGVGTGEELSAVPNLQLSGTPVLLVNPRQPVATGPVFAAWDGIDRGPLFTGADPRARLLGARNDLQRPAIAGCPAIADILLELGALRPWLARMSGSGATCFALFDAAAERDAAAALLAERHPGWWTMAGALR; encoded by the coding sequence GTGACGGCGTTTCGCGAGACCGGCTGGGCCAAGATCAACCTCGCGCTGCATGTCCGGTCGCGGCGCGCCGACGGTTATCATGCGATCGAGACGCTGTTCGCCTTCGTCGATGGCGGTGACGCGATAGCTGCCGAATTGGCCGAAACCGACAGCCTCGCAATCGACGGGGCGTTCGGCGAAGGGCTGAGCGCGGGCGGCGACAATCTGGTGATGCAGGTGCTGACGCTGCTTCGCGCGCGCCATGGCGCCGGCCGGGTGCCGCCGCTGGCGGTGACGCTGACGAAGATGCTGCCCGTAGCGGCGGGGATCGGCGGCGGATCGGCGGACGCCGCGGCGATGGCGCGGCTCGTGCGGGCGCATTTCCTGCCCGAAATCGGCGATACGGCGCTGGCGCGGATCGTGAGCCCGCTCGGTGCCGATGTCGCCGCTTGCGTGGCGAGCGAGACGTGTCTTGGCGTCGGCACCGGAGAAGAATTGAGCGCCGTGCCCAACTTGCAACTGAGCGGGACGCCGGTGCTGCTCGTCAATCCGCGCCAGCCCGTCGCGACCGGGCCGGTATTCGCCGCGTGGGACGGGATCGATCGCGGGCCGCTGTTCACCGGCGCCGATCCGCGCGCGAGGCTGCTCGGCGCGCGCAACGATTTGCAAAGGCCGGCCATCGCAGGGTGCCCGGCGATTGCCGATATTTTGCTCGAACTCGGCGCGCTCCGTCCCTGGCTCGCGCGCATGTCGGGATCAGGGGCGACCTGTTTCGCCTTGTTCGATGCGGCGGCCGAACGCGACGCGGCGGCGGCCTTGCTGGCGGAGCGGCATCCGGGCTGGTGGACGATGGCGGGAGCGTTGCGATGA